Proteins encoded in a region of the Streptomyces violaceoruber genome:
- a CDS encoding 3' terminal RNA ribose 2'-O-methyltransferase Hen1: protein MFLTLTTTGTPEHPATDLGFLLHKHPEKAQAFSTSFGTAHVLYPEAEDQRCTAALLLEVDAVALVRRGKGKGRGGAPDAALAQYVNDRPYAASSLLAVALSSVFSSAMRGVCKSRPERAAEPLPLRVEIPALPARGGPDLVRRLFEPLGWTVDVEAVPLDTAFPEWGDSRYVRLVLESETLTLSNALRHLYVLLPVLDDAKHYWVAPDEVDKLLRAGAGWLPGHPEHKLITSRYLSRRWSLTREAMDRLELIRLAETDDSEVEEIDNAVEAEAEREPKPTPLAVHRREAILTALRDHAAARVLDLGCGEGHLVRELLREPRFTEIVGVDVSVRALTIASRRLKLDRMGERQAARVRLFQGSLAYTDKRLKGYDAAVLSEVIEHLDLPRLPALEYAVFGSARPRTVVVTTPNVEYNVRWETLPAGHVRHRDHRFEWTRGEFRAWAGAVAERHGYDVEFRPVGPDDPEVGPPTQLALFTLRTITETPATTATATEKEAKAA, encoded by the coding sequence ATGTTCCTGACCCTCACCACCACAGGCACCCCCGAGCACCCCGCGACCGACCTCGGTTTCCTGCTGCACAAGCATCCCGAGAAGGCGCAGGCGTTCTCCACCTCCTTCGGCACGGCCCACGTGCTCTACCCCGAGGCGGAGGACCAGCGCTGCACGGCGGCGCTGTTGCTGGAGGTCGATGCGGTGGCGCTGGTCAGGCGCGGCAAGGGCAAGGGCCGCGGCGGCGCCCCCGACGCGGCCCTCGCCCAGTACGTCAACGACCGCCCGTACGCGGCCTCGTCCCTCCTCGCCGTCGCGCTGAGCAGCGTCTTCTCCAGCGCGATGCGCGGCGTGTGCAAGTCCCGCCCCGAGCGCGCCGCCGAGCCGCTGCCGCTGCGCGTCGAGATCCCGGCCCTGCCCGCCCGCGGCGGCCCCGACCTGGTACGGCGCCTGTTCGAGCCGCTCGGCTGGACGGTCGACGTGGAGGCCGTCCCGCTGGACACCGCGTTCCCCGAGTGGGGCGACTCGCGCTACGTCCGCCTCGTGCTGGAGTCCGAGACCCTCACCCTCTCGAACGCCCTGCGCCACCTGTACGTCCTCCTCCCGGTGCTCGACGACGCCAAGCACTACTGGGTCGCCCCGGACGAGGTCGACAAGCTGCTGCGGGCCGGGGCGGGCTGGCTGCCCGGCCACCCCGAGCACAAGCTCATCACCAGCCGCTACCTGTCCCGCCGCTGGTCCCTGACCCGCGAGGCGATGGACCGGCTGGAGCTGATCCGGCTGGCCGAGACCGACGACAGCGAGGTCGAGGAGATCGACAACGCGGTCGAGGCGGAGGCCGAGCGGGAGCCGAAGCCGACCCCGCTCGCCGTGCACCGCCGCGAGGCGATCCTCACCGCGCTGCGCGACCACGCCGCCGCCCGCGTCCTCGACCTGGGCTGCGGCGAGGGGCACCTGGTGCGCGAGCTGCTCAGGGAGCCGCGCTTCACCGAGATCGTCGGCGTGGACGTGTCGGTGCGCGCCCTCACCATCGCCTCCCGGCGGCTCAAGCTGGACCGCATGGGCGAGCGGCAGGCCGCGCGCGTCCGCCTCTTCCAGGGCTCCCTCGCCTACACCGACAAGCGCCTCAAGGGGTACGACGCCGCCGTACTCAGCGAGGTGATCGAGCACCTCGACCTGCCGAGGCTGCCCGCCCTGGAGTACGCCGTCTTCGGCTCGGCCCGCCCGCGCACCGTCGTCGTCACCACCCCCAACGTCGAGTACAACGTGCGCTGGGAGACCCTGCCCGCCGGTCACGTCCGCCACCGCGACCACCGCTTCGAGTGGACCCGCGGGGAGTTCCGCGCCTGGGCCGGAGCGGTCGCCGAACGCCACGGCTACGACGTGGAGTTCCGCCCGGTCGGACCCGACGACCCCGAGGTGGGCCCGCCCACCCAGCTGGCCCTGTTCACCCTGAGGACCATCACCGAGACCCCGGCCACCACCGCGACCGCGACCGAGAAGGAGGCGAAGGCCGCATGA
- a CDS encoding DUF6099 family protein, with amino-acid sequence MDAVRLIVTSGRALAAGGEVPEVLTEVWQVQALAQAIGSRLAVHGPPELRGEAIGLTELAGRGCGVLHTPELAPGELRAAQLTELGDARQALMRLGTLLGETGIALVGVACAADDEATYWQCMEAIDAADESRDRVLEMLRKLADRDAHLPEREAG; translated from the coding sequence ATGGACGCTGTGCGGCTCATCGTGACGAGTGGGCGTGCCCTGGCCGCCGGCGGCGAGGTGCCGGAGGTCCTGACGGAGGTGTGGCAGGTGCAGGCCCTGGCCCAGGCGATCGGCAGCCGGCTGGCGGTCCACGGACCACCCGAACTGCGCGGCGAGGCCATCGGATTGACCGAGCTGGCGGGCCGCGGCTGCGGAGTGCTGCACACCCCGGAGCTGGCCCCGGGCGAGCTGCGCGCCGCCCAGCTCACCGAACTGGGCGACGCCCGGCAGGCCCTGATGCGCCTGGGCACCCTGCTCGGCGAGACCGGCATCGCCCTCGTGGGCGTCGCCTGCGCCGCCGACGACGAGGCGACGTACTGGCAGTGCATGGAGGCCATCGACGCGGCGGACGAGTCGCGCGACCGGGTCCTCGAGATGCTGCGCAAACTGGCGGACCGCGACGCGCACTTACCCGAGCGGGAGGCGGGCTAG
- a CDS encoding cell division protein SepF: MNSHDVTDEQWEGLAQVVPLRGRDAWPSAVGHRAMPEAETERRRRFVVLRINVFADAREVAETLMAGIPVLLDLTSAEGEVAKRVLDFSTGVVFGLASGMHRVDRNVFLLTPAGTEVNGLMESAAGVPGV; the protein is encoded by the coding sequence GTGAACAGCCACGACGTCACCGATGAACAGTGGGAAGGGCTCGCCCAGGTAGTTCCGCTGCGTGGGCGCGACGCCTGGCCGTCCGCGGTCGGTCACCGGGCGATGCCCGAGGCGGAGACGGAGCGGCGCCGCCGTTTCGTCGTCCTGAGGATCAACGTGTTCGCGGACGCCCGCGAGGTCGCCGAGACCCTGATGGCGGGGATCCCGGTGCTCCTGGACCTGACCAGCGCCGAGGGCGAGGTGGCCAAGCGGGTCCTGGACTTCAGTACGGGCGTCGTCTTCGGCCTGGCCAGCGGTATGCACCGGGTGGACCGCAACGTCTTCCTGCTGACCCCGGCAGGCACCGAGGTGAACGGGCTGATGGAGAGTGCGGCGGGGGTGCCGGGAGTGTGA
- a CDS encoding polynucleotide kinase-phosphatase: MSTADTTGAAAGTTGAAADTSVRARALPVTDLSLVVLIGASGSGKSTFARRHFTPTEVISSDFCRGLVADDENDQSASRDAFDVLHYIAGKRLAAGRRTVVDATNVQQDARRQLIELARKHDVLPIAIVLDVPEQVCAERNATRSDRADMPRRVIQRHTRELRRSLRHLEREGFRKVHVLRGTAEAEHATVVTEKRFNDLTHLTGPFDIVGDIHGCAAELETLLGKLGYTDGVHPDGRTAVFVGDLVDRGPDSPGVLRRVMSMVKSGNALCVPGNHENKYGRFLKGRKVQHTHGLAETVEQMDGESEEFRAEVREFIDGLVSHYVLDGGRLVVCHAGLPEKYHGRTSGRVRSHALYGDTTGETDEFGLPVRYPWAEDYRGRAAVVYGHTPVPEATWLNNTICLDTGAVFGGRLTALRWPEREIVDVPAERVWYEPAKPLRTEAPGGHDGRPLDLADVQGRRVVETRHAGRITVREENGAAALEVMSRFATDPRLLPYLPPTMAPTATSGVDGYLEHPKEAFAQYAADGVARVVCEEKHMGSRAVALVCRDADAARTRFGVDGPTGSLYTRTGRPFLDDASVTEEILDRLRTAIGEAGLWDELATDWLLLDTELMPWSLKASGLLRSQYAAVGAASGAVFPGALAALEGAAARGVAVKDLLDRQRARSADAAAFTDAYRRYCWPTEGLDGVRLAPFQILAVQGRSLAALPHDEQLALLDRLVEHDGSGLLQTTRRLYVDTGDPESVSAGIDWWLEMTGRGGEGMVVKPVGALVRDDKGRLVQPGIKCRGREYLRIIYGPEYTRPDNLARLRHRFLNHKRSLAIREYALGLEALDRLADGEPLWRVHEAVFGVLALESEPVDPRL, encoded by the coding sequence ATGAGCACCGCAGACACCACGGGCGCCGCCGCAGGCACCACCGGCGCCGCCGCAGACACCTCCGTGCGGGCCCGCGCCCTGCCCGTCACCGACCTCTCCCTCGTCGTGCTGATCGGCGCCTCCGGCTCCGGCAAGTCCACCTTCGCGCGGCGCCACTTCACGCCGACCGAGGTCATCTCCTCCGACTTCTGCCGGGGCCTGGTCGCCGACGACGAGAACGACCAGAGCGCCAGCCGCGACGCCTTCGACGTCCTGCACTACATCGCGGGCAAGCGGCTCGCCGCCGGCCGCCGCACCGTCGTCGACGCCACCAACGTGCAGCAGGACGCCCGGCGTCAGCTGATCGAGCTGGCCAGGAAGCACGACGTGCTGCCCATCGCCATCGTCCTCGACGTGCCCGAGCAGGTCTGCGCCGAGCGCAACGCCACCCGCAGCGACCGCGCCGACATGCCCCGCCGGGTCATCCAGCGCCACACCCGCGAACTGCGCCGCTCCCTGCGCCACCTGGAGCGCGAGGGCTTCCGCAAGGTGCACGTGCTGCGCGGAACCGCGGAGGCCGAGCACGCCACCGTCGTCACCGAGAAGCGCTTCAACGACCTGACCCACCTCACCGGCCCCTTCGACATCGTCGGCGACATCCACGGCTGCGCCGCCGAGCTGGAGACGCTGCTCGGCAAGCTGGGCTACACCGACGGCGTCCACCCCGACGGCCGCACCGCCGTCTTCGTCGGCGACCTCGTCGACCGCGGCCCGGACAGCCCCGGTGTGCTGCGCCGCGTGATGTCCATGGTCAAGTCGGGCAACGCCCTGTGCGTCCCCGGCAACCACGAGAACAAGTACGGCCGCTTCCTCAAGGGCCGCAAGGTCCAGCACACCCACGGACTCGCCGAGACCGTCGAGCAGATGGACGGCGAGAGCGAGGAGTTCCGCGCCGAGGTACGGGAGTTCATCGACGGCCTGGTCAGCCACTACGTCCTCGACGGCGGCCGGCTCGTGGTCTGCCACGCGGGCCTGCCCGAGAAGTACCACGGCCGCACCTCCGGCCGGGTCCGCAGCCACGCCCTGTACGGCGACACCACCGGCGAGACCGACGAGTTCGGCCTGCCCGTGCGCTACCCGTGGGCCGAGGACTACCGGGGCCGGGCGGCCGTCGTCTACGGCCACACCCCGGTCCCGGAGGCCACCTGGCTGAACAACACCATCTGCCTGGACACCGGCGCCGTCTTCGGCGGCAGGCTCACCGCGCTGCGCTGGCCCGAGCGGGAGATCGTCGACGTACCCGCCGAGCGGGTCTGGTACGAGCCGGCCAAGCCGCTGCGCACCGAGGCACCCGGCGGCCACGACGGCCGCCCGCTGGACCTGGCCGACGTCCAGGGCCGCCGCGTGGTGGAGACCCGGCACGCCGGGCGGATCACCGTGCGCGAGGAGAACGGCGCGGCCGCGCTGGAGGTCATGAGCCGCTTCGCCACCGACCCCCGGCTGCTGCCGTACCTCCCGCCGACCATGGCACCGACGGCCACCTCCGGGGTGGACGGCTACCTGGAGCACCCGAAGGAGGCCTTCGCGCAGTACGCGGCGGACGGCGTCGCGCGGGTGGTGTGCGAGGAGAAGCACATGGGCTCGCGGGCGGTGGCCCTGGTCTGCCGCGACGCGGACGCGGCCCGCACCCGCTTCGGCGTGGACGGCCCCACGGGCTCGCTCTACACCCGCACCGGCCGCCCCTTCCTCGACGACGCGTCCGTCACCGAGGAGATCCTGGACCGGCTGCGCACCGCGATCGGCGAGGCCGGCCTGTGGGACGAGCTGGCCACCGACTGGCTGCTGCTCGACACCGAGCTGATGCCCTGGTCGCTCAAGGCCTCCGGCCTGCTGCGCTCCCAGTACGCCGCCGTGGGCGCCGCCTCCGGCGCGGTCTTCCCGGGCGCGCTGGCCGCACTCGAGGGCGCCGCGGCGCGCGGCGTCGCAGTGAAGGACCTCCTCGACCGCCAGCGCGCCCGGTCCGCCGACGCGGCCGCCTTCACCGACGCCTACCGCCGCTACTGCTGGCCCACCGAGGGCCTGGACGGCGTCCGCCTGGCCCCGTTCCAGATCCTGGCCGTCCAGGGCCGCAGCCTGGCCGCGCTGCCGCACGACGAGCAGCTCGCCCTCCTCGACCGGCTCGTCGAGCACGACGGCAGCGGCCTGTTGCAGACCACCCGGCGCCTGTACGTCGACACCGGCGACCCCGAGTCGGTGTCGGCGGGCATCGACTGGTGGCTGGAGATGACCGGCCGCGGCGGCGAGGGCATGGTCGTCAAGCCCGTCGGCGCCCTGGTACGCGACGACAAGGGCCGCCTGGTGCAGCCCGGCATCAAGTGCCGCGGCCGCGAGTACCTGCGGATCATCTACGGCCCCGAGTACACCCGCCCCGACAACCTCGCCCGGCTCAGGCACCGCTTCCTGAACCACAAGCGGTCGCTGGCGATCCGCGAGTACGCCCTCGGCCTGGAGGCCCTGGACCGGCTCGCGGACGGCGAGCCGCTGTGGCGGGTGCACGAGGCGGTGTTCGGAGTGCTGGCCCTGGAGTCGGAGCCGGTGGACCCGCGGCTGTGA
- a CDS encoding LLM class F420-dependent oxidoreductase, with protein sequence MDLRIFTEPQQGATYDTLLTVAKATEDLGFDAFFRSDHYLRMGAADGLPGPTDAWITLAGLARETKRIRLGTLMTAGTFRLPGVLAIQVAQVDQMSGGRVELGLGAGWFEEEHKAYGIPFPKEKIGRLEEQLAIVTGLWATETGKTFDFHGKFYDLTDSPALPKPAQAKVPVLIGGHGATRTPRLAGQYADEFNMPFASIEDTERQFGRVRAAAEAAGRAADALTYSNALVACVGKDDAEVARRAAVIGREVEELKANGLAGSPAEVVEKIGRYAEAGAQRIYLQILDLDDLDHLELISSQVQAQLS encoded by the coding sequence ATGGATCTCCGTATCTTCACCGAGCCCCAGCAGGGGGCCACCTACGACACCTTGCTCACCGTGGCCAAGGCCACCGAGGACCTCGGCTTCGACGCCTTCTTCCGCAGCGACCACTACCTCCGCATGGGCGCCGCGGACGGACTCCCCGGCCCCACCGACGCCTGGATCACCCTCGCCGGACTCGCCCGGGAGACGAAGCGCATCCGCCTCGGCACCCTCATGACCGCCGGCACCTTCCGCCTGCCCGGCGTCCTCGCCATCCAGGTCGCCCAGGTCGACCAGATGTCGGGCGGCCGCGTCGAGCTGGGCCTGGGCGCCGGCTGGTTCGAGGAGGAGCACAAGGCGTACGGCATCCCCTTCCCGAAGGAGAAGATCGGCCGCCTGGAGGAGCAGCTGGCCATCGTCACCGGTCTGTGGGCCACCGAGACCGGCAAGACCTTCGACTTCCACGGGAAGTTCTACGACCTCACCGACTCGCCCGCGCTGCCCAAGCCCGCGCAGGCCAAGGTGCCCGTGCTCATCGGCGGGCACGGCGCCACCCGCACCCCGCGGCTGGCCGGTCAGTACGCCGACGAGTTCAACATGCCGTTCGCCTCGATCGAGGACACCGAGCGCCAGTTCGGCCGGGTGCGGGCCGCCGCCGAGGCGGCCGGCCGCGCCGCGGACGCGCTCACCTACTCCAACGCCCTGGTCGCCTGCGTCGGCAAGGACGACGCCGAGGTCGCCCGGCGCGCCGCCGTCATCGGCCGCGAGGTGGAGGAGCTGAAGGCCAACGGCCTCGCGGGCTCCCCGGCCGAGGTCGTCGAGAAGATCGGCCGCTACGCCGAGGCCGGCGCCCAGCGGATCTACCTCCAGATCCTCGACCTCGACGACCTGGACCACCTGGAGCTGATCTCCTCCCAGGTCCAGGCGCAGCTGTCCTGA
- a CDS encoding AAA family ATPase: protein MAASSASSALPASVAPVPDRPRITQLRLSAFAGHRRAVLRLGPLTVLAGPSGSGKTSALRAYDALARLGGGAELGAVFPDPGACVPERARPDAQHRRGFRIGCTADGAEGPVHLDVAVQAEPELRIVGERLTADGVVLLETALRDPGRRAVQAAWHTAGSAPVTRAPLPDDRLGTPLLPLRVAGKTDGQRRVLAAAEQMVVALRSVFACDPRPGRMREPVPTGSGRLLGGCDNLADVLWRTRAECGRRHAQFVAAVRAGCAGPVEDVLAEPALGGVVGALLDRGDGVRTGLGRLGYGELRFLALALVLFTGPGVLEVDPAGEVPAALQTLTVLADGFDRGLDVRQRAELLRLAARMCDRGHIRLVAAVADASWAVEAVEAVGEAGQAGAAAAGGVTVVHLSP, encoded by the coding sequence ATGGCAGCGTCATCTGCGTCCTCCGCCTTACCGGCGTCCGTCGCCCCGGTCCCCGACCGTCCCCGCATCACCCAGCTGCGGCTGTCCGCCTTCGCCGGGCACCGGCGCGCCGTGCTGCGGCTCGGGCCGCTCACCGTGCTCGCCGGGCCCAGCGGCAGCGGCAAGACCAGTGCGCTGCGGGCGTACGACGCCCTGGCCCGGCTCGGCGGCGGCGCGGAACTCGGCGCGGTGTTCCCGGACCCGGGCGCCTGCGTGCCCGAGCGGGCCCGGCCCGACGCGCAGCACCGCCGGGGCTTCCGCATCGGCTGCACGGCCGACGGCGCGGAAGGGCCGGTTCACCTGGACGTCGCCGTGCAGGCCGAGCCCGAACTGCGCATCGTGGGGGAGCGGCTGACCGCGGACGGCGTGGTGCTGCTGGAGACGGCCCTGCGCGACCCGGGCCGCCGTGCCGTGCAGGCGGCCTGGCACACGGCCGGGTCGGCGCCCGTGACCCGTGCCCCGCTGCCCGACGACCGGCTCGGCACCCCGCTGCTGCCGCTGCGGGTGGCCGGCAAGACGGACGGGCAGCGCAGGGTGCTCGCGGCGGCCGAGCAGATGGTGGTCGCGCTGCGCTCCGTCTTCGCCTGCGATCCGCGGCCGGGCCGGATGCGGGAGCCCGTACCCACCGGCTCGGGGCGCCTGCTCGGCGGCTGCGACAACCTCGCCGACGTGCTGTGGCGCACCCGCGCCGAGTGCGGCCGGCGGCACGCGCAGTTCGTCGCGGCGGTACGTGCCGGATGCGCCGGCCCCGTCGAGGACGTCCTGGCCGAACCGGCCCTCGGCGGTGTGGTCGGCGCGCTCCTCGACCGGGGCGACGGCGTCCGCACCGGCCTCGGCCGCCTCGGCTACGGCGAGCTGCGCTTCCTCGCCCTCGCCCTGGTGCTGTTCACCGGCCCCGGCGTGCTGGAGGTCGACCCGGCCGGCGAGGTGCCCGCCGCGCTGCAGACGCTCACCGTCCTCGCCGACGGCTTCGACCGCGGCCTCGACGTGCGCCAGCGCGCCGAACTGCTCCGGCTGGCGGCGCGGATGTGCGACCGCGGACACATCCGCCTCGTCGCAGCGGTCGCCGACGCGTCGTGGGCGGTCGAGGCGGTCGAAGCGGTGGGGGAGGCGGGGCAGGCAGGGGCGGCCGCGGCGGGCGGCGTCACGGTGGTACACCTGAGCCCGTGA
- a CDS encoding nucleotide pyrophosphohydrolase translates to MTDHPRDLAALRRRLAEFAAARDWQPYHTPKNLAAALSVEASELLEIFQWLTPEQSARVMTDPDTAHRVRDEVADVLAYLLQFCEVLGVDPLAALEEKIERNESRFPVAGEVGRPEG, encoded by the coding sequence GTGACCGATCACCCCCGTGACCTCGCCGCACTGCGCCGCAGGCTGGCCGAGTTCGCCGCCGCGCGCGACTGGCAGCCCTACCACACCCCCAAGAACCTGGCCGCCGCGCTGAGCGTGGAGGCCTCCGAACTCCTCGAGATCTTCCAGTGGCTGACGCCCGAGCAGTCGGCCCGCGTCATGACCGACCCGGACACCGCCCACCGGGTCCGGGACGAGGTCGCCGACGTCCTTGCGTATCTCCTCCAGTTCTGCGAGGTCCTCGGAGTCGACCCGCTGGCCGCGCTGGAAGAGAAGATCGAGCGCAACGAGTCCCGGTTCCCGGTGGCGGGCGAGGTGGGTCGACCGGAGGGCTGA
- a CDS encoding FAD-binding and (Fe-S)-binding domain-containing protein encodes MGALDLPEPVTREGAPPKVDTAALRNALRERVDGEVRFDAGSRAAYSTDASNFRQTPLGVVVPRTPEAGVEAVAVAREFGAPVLSRGGGTSLAGQCTNAGVVLDWSKYCTRVESVDPGARTCVVQPGIVLDDLNRQLAPHGLRYGPEPATHPNCTIGGMIGNNSCGATAQAHGKVVDNIARLEVLLYDGTRFWCGETDDEEYAEIERQGDLRATVYRRLRALRDTYGDEIRRRFPDVPRRVSGYNLDSLLPEFGFDVAGLLVGSESTLVTVVRAELELVPVVRERSLLVLGFDSIDKAADAVPDILPHEPIALEGVDARLVRDERIKHLNPEALAEMPEGNAYLMVQFGGDTVEEADARAHRMLEAVHRSEHDADCAFLDDPSHEEDLWQVREAGLGATAHIPGKPDTFEGWEDSAVSPEKLGDYLRRLRGLFEEFGYLSDTGPSLYGHFGQGCVHTRIPFDLYTADGVATYRRFMERAADLVVEFGGSLSGEHGDGQSRGELLGRMYGDRLVEAFGRLKAVFDPLDRMNPGKVVAPYGLDDNLRLGGDWAPFEPRDLHFRFPHDGGSFSQAANRCVGVGKCRQHTSDGTVMCPSYQVTREEEHSTRGRARLLFEMLDGHGDGAIRDGWRSQEVKDALDLCLACKGCKKDCPADVDMATYKAEFLSHHYEGRPWRRPRSDWSMGWLPALAQVVGRTRLAPVVNALTHAPLLSKAAVLVAGVADREVPLFADETFERWFAEHEPEGDGRRGSVLLWPDTFTNHFHPHIGRAAVRVLEQAGWRVELPHEPLCCGLTWVSTGQLGTAERVLTRTVRALAGHVRSGGLVVALEPSCTAVFRADAKELFPGDQDVLRLAEQTVTLSELLTEHSPGYEPPRVPERSARAVAQVHCHQHAVLGWEADRELLRRAGVDAERLDSGCCGLAGNFGFERGHLDVSEACAERVLLPRLREEDESTVVLADGFSCRTQIHEFDSGGHEGVHLAELLASALPPGPATEPGAPGSAYGTAPGARPAAPGPRARALALAGTAAAAVGAAAAATALARSLRRH; translated from the coding sequence ATGGGTGCGCTGGACCTGCCCGAGCCCGTCACGCGCGAGGGGGCACCGCCGAAGGTCGACACCGCCGCCCTCCGGAACGCCCTGCGCGAGCGGGTGGACGGTGAGGTCCGCTTCGACGCCGGGAGCCGGGCCGCCTACTCCACGGACGCGTCGAACTTCCGGCAGACCCCGCTCGGCGTGGTCGTCCCGCGTACCCCGGAGGCCGGGGTGGAGGCGGTGGCCGTGGCCCGGGAGTTCGGCGCGCCGGTGCTCTCGCGCGGTGGCGGGACCAGCCTGGCCGGGCAGTGCACCAACGCGGGCGTGGTCCTCGACTGGTCGAAGTACTGCACCCGGGTGGAGTCCGTGGACCCCGGCGCCCGCACCTGCGTCGTCCAGCCCGGGATCGTGCTCGACGACCTCAACCGGCAACTCGCGCCGCACGGCCTGCGCTACGGCCCCGAGCCCGCCACCCACCCCAACTGCACCATCGGCGGCATGATCGGCAACAACTCGTGCGGTGCCACCGCGCAGGCGCACGGCAAGGTCGTGGACAACATCGCCCGCCTGGAGGTGCTGCTGTACGACGGCACCCGCTTCTGGTGCGGGGAGACGGACGACGAGGAGTACGCCGAGATCGAGCGGCAGGGCGACCTGCGGGCGACCGTCTACCGGCGGTTGCGGGCACTGCGCGACACCTACGGGGACGAGATCCGCCGTCGGTTCCCGGACGTCCCGCGCCGGGTCTCCGGCTACAACCTGGACTCCCTGCTGCCGGAGTTCGGCTTCGACGTGGCAGGGCTGCTGGTGGGCAGCGAGTCGACGCTGGTCACGGTGGTGCGGGCGGAGCTGGAGCTGGTTCCGGTGGTGAGGGAACGCTCCCTGCTGGTCCTCGGGTTCGACAGCATCGACAAGGCCGCCGACGCGGTGCCCGACATCCTGCCGCACGAGCCGATCGCCCTGGAGGGCGTCGACGCCCGGCTGGTGCGCGACGAGCGGATCAAGCACCTGAACCCCGAGGCGCTGGCCGAGATGCCCGAGGGCAACGCCTACCTGATGGTGCAGTTCGGCGGGGACACCGTCGAGGAGGCCGACGCGCGGGCGCACCGGATGCTGGAGGCCGTGCACCGCTCCGAGCACGACGCCGACTGCGCGTTCCTGGACGACCCCTCGCACGAGGAGGACCTGTGGCAGGTCCGCGAGGCCGGGCTCGGCGCCACCGCGCACATCCCGGGCAAGCCCGACACCTTCGAGGGCTGGGAGGACTCGGCGGTCTCCCCCGAGAAGCTGGGCGACTACCTGCGGCGGCTGCGCGGCCTGTTCGAGGAGTTCGGGTACCTGAGCGACACGGGTCCGAGCCTGTACGGCCACTTCGGGCAGGGCTGCGTGCACACCCGGATCCCGTTCGACCTGTACACCGCGGACGGGGTGGCGACGTACCGGAGGTTCATGGAGCGGGCCGCCGATCTCGTCGTCGAGTTCGGCGGCTCGCTGTCCGGCGAGCACGGGGACGGGCAGAGCCGGGGCGAGTTGCTGGGGCGGATGTACGGGGACCGGCTCGTGGAGGCGTTCGGGCGGCTGAAGGCCGTGTTCGACCCGCTGGACCGGATGAACCCGGGGAAGGTCGTCGCGCCGTACGGACTGGACGACAACCTGCGGCTCGGCGGTGACTGGGCCCCGTTCGAGCCCCGCGACCTGCACTTCCGCTTCCCGCACGACGGAGGTTCGTTCTCCCAGGCGGCCAACCGCTGCGTCGGCGTCGGCAAGTGCCGGCAGCACACCAGCGACGGCACGGTGATGTGCCCGTCGTACCAGGTGACCCGGGAGGAGGAGCACTCGACGCGGGGCCGGGCCCGGCTGCTGTTCGAGATGCTCGACGGGCACGGGGACGGCGCGATCCGGGACGGCTGGCGTTCGCAGGAGGTCAAGGACGCCCTCGACCTCTGCCTGGCCTGCAAGGGCTGCAAGAAGGACTGTCCGGCGGACGTGGACATGGCCACGTACAAGGCGGAGTTCCTGTCGCACCACTACGAGGGCCGGCCGTGGCGCCGGCCGCGCTCGGACTGGTCGATGGGCTGGCTGCCGGCGCTCGCGCAGGTGGTGGGCCGCACCCGGCTCGCGCCGGTCGTCAACGCGCTCACCCACGCGCCACTGCTGTCGAAGGCGGCGGTGCTGGTGGCGGGGGTGGCGGACCGGGAGGTGCCGCTGTTCGCCGACGAGACCTTCGAGCGGTGGTTCGCGGAGCACGAGCCGGAGGGCGACGGGCGCCGCGGGTCCGTGCTGCTGTGGCCGGACACCTTCACCAACCACTTCCACCCGCACATCGGCCGGGCGGCGGTACGGGTCCTCGAACAGGCCGGCTGGCGGGTGGAGTTGCCGCACGAGCCGCTGTGCTGCGGGCTGACCTGGGTCTCCACCGGGCAGCTCGGCACGGCGGAGAGGGTCCTCACCCGTACCGTGCGCGCCCTGGCCGGGCACGTCAGGTCGGGCGGCCTGGTGGTGGCACTGGAGCCGAGCTGCACGGCCGTGTTCCGGGCGGACGCGAAGGAGCTGTTCCCCGGCGACCAGGACGTGCTGCGGCTGGCCGAGCAGACGGTGACCCTGTCGGAGCTGCTCACCGAGCACTCCCCCGGCTACGAGCCGCCGCGGGTCCCGGAACGCTCCGCGCGTGCGGTCGCCCAGGTGCACTGCCACCAGCACGCGGTACTGGGCTGGGAGGCCGACCGGGAACTGCTGCGCCGGGCCGGCGTGGACGCGGAACGGCTGGACTCCGGCTGCTGCGGGCTGGCCGGCAACTTCGGCTTCGAGCGCGGTCACCTGGACGTGAGCGAGGCGTGCGCGGAGCGGGTGCTGCTGCCCCGGCTGCGGGAGGAGGACGAGTCGACCGTCGTCCTCGCCGACGGGTTCAGCTGCCGCACCCAGATCCACGAGTTCGACAGCGGCGGCCACGAGGGCGTGCACCTGGCGGAGCTGCTGGCCTCGGCCCTGCCGCCCGGCCCCGCGACCGAACCGGGGGCCCCGGGCAGCGCGTACGGCACCGCGCCGGGCGCCCGTCCGGCCGCTCCCGGCCCCCGCGCACGGGCCCTGGCCCTGGCCGGCACGGCGGCGGCCGCCGTGGGCGCCGCCGCGGCGGCGACGGCGCTGGCCCGGAGCCTGCGCCGCCACTGA